From the genome of Rhodothermales bacterium:
TGCGGTACAGGTAGAGCCCGCTGGGCAGATGAGCGGCGTCGAATTCCACCTCATGGCGTCCGGCCGGCGCAGAGCCGTCTACCGGAGTCGCCACCTGGCGGCCCAGCACATCAAACACCGTGATCTGCACGGCGCCGGACTGGGCGAGCGAGTAGACGATCCGGGTGACGGGGTTGAACGGGTTCGGGTAGTTTTGTTCGAGTGCGTAGGTAGCCGGCAGCCCCTCTTCGATACCTGTCGACGTGCGCGGGTCCACAAATACCGTCACCGTGGCGACGTTGGATAGCTGCGGCACACGCAACGTCTCGGCCCCGGTTACTGTGCCAGAAAGCGACAGCTCGATGCCGGTGCCGCTGAGTTCAACCGTATCCGCCACGGCGACCGGCAGTTCGATGGTGAGCTGCTCCGCGTCGGCGAGGAATACCCGACCGCTGAGGTCCAGGTCCGTCTCCGTATCAAAGACCTGGGGGTCGTCCGGCACCTGGCTCGCGAGGAGGCCCGTCCCCTCGAGTTGGACATCTCCGAGCACGCCCACCTTGTTGCCGGACTGCATGAAGTCTCCATCGGTGATCCCTGTAGCCGGACCCGGCTCGTTGATGACCAGGCGAATCCCTCCAGAATCCGCCGCCACGAAGAGCCTGCCAAGTGCGATCAGCCCGCCGAAACGAAATTCCAGATCCACTGCTTCCGCGAGAGACAGGTCCATTTTGACCAGGTGGATGCCGGTATACGGCGGTAGATTGGGTTCGATGAAGAACTGCAACGTCCCGCCGACAGGCGTTTCCACCTCATCCGTATCCGACCCGATGATAGTGCTCACCCGTGCGTTCAGCAGGAGCGTCGACAGGTCCGGATTGATGGCGATTTCCTGGATGGGCACGGTCTGCACGAGGTACGTGAACGTGTCGGTGCCGGTAAAGCCGGTCGCGGGCGTGTAGGTGAAGGCGCCCGTGCGCTCGATCGCAAGCGAGCCATTCGCCGGCGGAGTCACCAGAACCGCAAAGACGGAGTCCGTGCCGGCGATGTCGTCGTTCGAAAGCAGTCCGTTGCCGCCTACCGCGAGACTACTGTCTATCTTGACTACAAAGGCATCTGCGACAGCGATGAGACGCGTCGTGTCGGGCGGGACCACCTGGCCCAGGGCCGTGCCGGCGAACGCGGCAGCACAAAAGAAGAGGGTAGCGAAACGCATAGGGAGTAGGGAGTTAAATCAAGCGCTTAATATAGGACTATTTCAAAGAAGTGTAGCGATGGAAGGATCATCATGGCTCTGGATGGCCGCGGCGGCGTTGCCCGGGGGGTTCCTGGCCTATCGGTTACACCTCCTTTCTGCCTCCGGGGCGATCGCGGCGACGGCCTTTGGGTGTTGCCTCCTGATTCTGGGTGATGCGCGCTGGCTCATGCTGGCTCTGGCCTTTTTTATCCCATCGAGCGCCCTCTCGAAGCTGGGTCGCCGGCGCAAGTCGGCCGCCGAGGCGCGGGTGGAGAAGGGGAGCCGGCGCGACGCCGGCCAGGTGCTGGCGAACGGTGGGGCGGCCTGGGCGGCGCTGGGTCTCCATGCGCTGTGGGCAGGCGAGGTCTGGGCGCTGGGCTTCGCGGGCGCCCTTGCCGCCGCTGCCGCCGATACATGGGCCACCGAAATCGGTGGCTTGGCGCGTTCCACACCGCGTATGATCACGACGGGCCGGCCCGTGCCGCCCGGCACCTCCGGCGGCGTGACGCTTCTCGGCTGTGCGGCCTCCCTTGCCGGGGCGCTGTTCATCGCTCTCATGGCGATGGCGCTCGGGCTCGCGACCGGCTGGGGCGTGCCGGTGGTGGCCGTTGCGGGGGTATTGGGATCGCTGACGGACAGCGTCGTCGGCGCGACGCTTCAGGCGCTCTACAGGGATGTGCAGGGGAGCATGACCGAGCGCGCCGAGATGGCGGGCCAGCCGAATGAACTGATACGCGGTGTGGCGTGGATGACGAACGACGCCGTCAATCTGGCGGCGACGGTCGTCGGGCTGGCGACGGCTGCGGCGTTGGGATGGTGGATAGCGGTATGAGGATTCTGGAACGGGCGGTTTTTTTGGGCGCGGTGTTTTACATTAGGCACCTCATTCCCACCTCAATGCGCGTCGCTTATGCCTTGGTATAAGAAGTTACACTGGCAGATCATCATCGGATTGGTGCTCGGTCTCGCGTACGGCGTGGTGGCCGCGGCGGCCGGCTGGACCACCTTCACCAGCCACTGGATCGCCCCGTTCGGCACCATCTTCCTGCGCCTCCTCCAGTTTATCGCGATGCCGCTCGTGCTGGCCTCGCTGGTGACGGGCGTGGCGTCGCTTTCTAATCTACAGAAGCTCTCGCGTATCGGGGGGAAAACCCTCGCGATCTATATGGGGACGACGCTGATCGCCCTCATCATCGGCCTCGCCATCGTGAACGTCCTCAGGCCGGGGGACTCCGTGCCAGCGGAGATGCGGGATCGCCTGCAGGCCACATATGCAACCGACGCGGCCTCGCGTCAGCAGCAGGCCGAGGCGGCCAGTAGCCGTGGACCGCTCCAGCCGATCGTCGACATCTTTCCGGGTAATTTTTTTGAGGCCGCCGGCAACAACCGGAATATGCTCCAGGTCGTCTTTGTCGCCATTTTCTTTGGCATCGGGCTGCTGATGATCCCGAAAGACAAAAGTGAGCCCATGCTCCGCCTGTTCGAAAGCCTCAATGAGCTGGTGATCAAACTGGTGGATATCATCATGTATTTCGCACCGATCGGGGTGTTCGCTTTGCTGGCGGACACGATCACCAGTATTGCACAGGGCGGGTTGTCGGACATCGTCGAGCTGGTCGGGGCGCTCGGGTATTACTGCATAGCGGTTATCCTCGGCCTGATGCTCCACGTGGGCATTGTCTACACCGGTATGCTGAAGCTCTTCAGCCCGATGCGCATCGTCGACTTCTTCCGCGGGTTTGCGCCGGCCCAGTTGGTGGCTTTCTCCACCTCGTCGAGCGGCGCCACGCTGCCTGTGAGCATGGAGTGCGCGGAGAA
Proteins encoded in this window:
- a CDS encoding Ig-like domain-containing protein: MRFATLFFCAAAFAGTALGQVVPPDTTRLIAVADAFVVKIDSSLAVGGNGLLSNDDIAGTDSVFAVLVTPPANGSLAIERTGAFTYTPATGFTGTDTFTYLVQTVPIQEIAINPDLSTLLLNARVSTIIGSDTDEVETPVGGTLQFFIEPNLPPYTGIHLVKMDLSLAEAVDLEFRFGGLIALGRLFVAADSGGIRLVINEPGPATGITDGDFMQSGNKVGVLGDVQLEGTGLLASQVPDDPQVFDTETDLDLSGRVFLADAEQLTIELPVAVADTVELSGTGIELSLSGTVTGAETLRVPQLSNVATVTVFVDPRTSTGIEEGLPATYALEQNYPNPFNPVTRIVYSLAQSGAVQITVFDVLGRQVATPVDGSAPAGRHEVEFDAAHLPSGLYLYRITAGAFTATRTMVVMK
- a CDS encoding DUF92 domain-containing protein, with amino-acid sequence MEGSSWLWMAAAALPGGFLAYRLHLLSASGAIAATAFGCCLLILGDARWLMLALAFFIPSSALSKLGRRRKSAAEARVEKGSRRDAGQVLANGGAAWAALGLHALWAGEVWALGFAGALAAAAADTWATEIGGLARSTPRMITTGRPVPPGTSGGVTLLGCAASLAGALFIALMAMALGLATGWGVPVVAVAGVLGSLTDSVVGATLQALYRDVQGSMTERAEMAGQPNELIRGVAWMTNDAVNLAATVVGLATAAALGWWIAV
- a CDS encoding dicarboxylate/amino acid:cation symporter; this encodes MPWYKKLHWQIIIGLVLGLAYGVVAAAAGWTTFTSHWIAPFGTIFLRLLQFIAMPLVLASLVTGVASLSNLQKLSRIGGKTLAIYMGTTLIALIIGLAIVNVLRPGDSVPAEMRDRLQATYATDAASRQQQAEAASSRGPLQPIVDIFPGNFFEAAGNNRNMLQVVFVAIFFGIGLLMIPKDKSEPMLRLFESLNELVIKLVDIIMYFAPIGVFALLADTITSIAQGGLSDIVELVGALGYYCIAVILGLMLHVGIVYTGMLKLFSPMRIVDFFRGFAPAQLVAFSTSSSGATLPVSMECAEKNLGVSEEVSSFVLPLGATVNMDGTALYQAVAAVFIAQTLGMGLDLAAQATIVFTALLASIGTAAVPSAGIVMLVIILESVGIPSAGIALILGVDRILDMLRTVTNITGDATVAVIVAHSEGQLSIPTRQ